GGCAAGGAACAGCCGGCGACGCTGGTGCAGCAAATCATGCCGACCCTCGATCCGATTCGCGCCGAATTGCCAGACGGCTATCTGCTGGACGTCGGCGGTACGGTGGAAGACTCGGCCCGCGGGCAGAACTCGGTGAAGGCCGGTGTGCCGTTATTCATCGTGGTGGTGCTGACGTTGCTGATGCTGCAACTGCGCAGTTTCTCGCGCACGGTGATGGTGTTTCTGACGGCGCCACTGGGGCTGATTGGTGTGACGCTGTTTCTGATGGTGTTCCGTCAGCCGTTCGGTTTTGTGGCGATGCTCGGGACGATCGCCTTGTCCGGGATGATCATGCGTAACTCGGTGATTCTGGTGGATCAGATTGAGCAGGATATCGCTGCCGGGCTTAAGCCTTGGCAAGCGATTATCGAGGCGACGGTACGGCGGTTCCGACCGATTGTGCTGACGGCGTTGGCGGCGGTGTTGGCGATGATTCCATTGTCGCGCAGTGTGTTTTTCGGGCCGATGGCGGTGGCGATCATGGGCGGGCTGATTGTGGCGACGGCGTTGACGTTGCTGTTTTTGCCGGCGTTGTATGCGGCTTGGTTCCGAATCAAAAAAGACTCGGCGTGATCTTGGCGGCCTTCGGGCCGACCATGTTGTGGGTGACCGAGTACATATCCATTTCTGCGGTAACGGCCACTTACGGTTTCGACCTTACGTCGAGTCCCTTTTGGCAAACGCCCCAAAAGGAACCAAAAGGTCTCGCCCCAAGCGTCCGGCCCCTCGCTGAGGCTCGGCGTTCCTTCGCTCCGGTATCCATCTGGGGGCATCGCCCTACGGTTGGCTTCGCTTCAACCTACATGCGATGGGTTCGACTGCGTCGAACGGCGCTGCGCGCCAATCCCCAGATGAACACCTGCGCTCAGCCTCCCGAAGGGGCGGGTGGATCAAGATCAAAAGCCAGATCAAAAGCTGCAGGCGAGCTAACGCTCGGCCTGTTGAGTGGTGAGGGGCGGGTGTACGCCGCTCCACTGTGGGAGCGGGCTTGCTCGCGAAGGCGGCCTGACAGCCAACCAGTTTCTGCGGATGCACCTGATAGCTCATCGCTCCAGGCATTGTTTATAAACGATCAAACATAAAGGAAACATCCGACAAGTTTTTCAGGTTGTCTGTCGGAAGCGCGACCTCTAGCCTTGGATCGTCGCTGCAAAAAGCAGCGACCGGGTTTCGCAGCCCGGTTAAACTTCAGACGCACAGCGTCCACCATCCGAAAGCGGGCGCTTTTTATGCCTGTGTTATGGCGGCTGTGCGCGGGATACCTTCGGGTATGCCGGGTTCCTGAAGTCCCGGTCTGCGAACCTGCGTACAGCTGCCACCTTAAATTCGCTTCGCAGCGATCGGTGGCAGCTCCATTACTTCAGGAGCTACACAATGATCAAAGACAGTCCAAATCCCCCCGAAGCAGAACCAGAAATAGAAACTGATTCCGTTTCCCCCTACGCTTTCCTCAATTCCAGGAAACTCCACGACGCGGCGATCCGCGCGCTCGATCATTATCTCGCCCCTGCGGCCGAAAAAAAGGCCAAAGCCGATCGTCGTCCCAGTACGATTTTCGTCATCGGTCCAAACGTCGATTCGGAAACTCTCCTGGCTCATGCCTGTGAAACCCTTGCCACGGCCAATGTCATGGCCAGTGAGTTAGCCTTCGACCTGACCGGCCCCACGTGCAACTTGGTGCTGGGGATTCAACAGATGATTTCACTAGCGGAGTTGTCGGTAAATCGCGTGCTGGATAATCTGGATCCGCAACAGTAGCGCAAAAGAAAAAGCCCGCTGAACCTTCAAAGGTCAGCGGGCTTTTCGTGATGAGCAGCACTTGGAAAA
The Pseudomonas lini DNA segment above includes these coding regions:
- a CDS encoding DUF6124 family protein, translating into MIKDSPNPPEAEPEIETDSVSPYAFLNSRKLHDAAIRALDHYLAPAAEKKAKADRRPSTIFVIGPNVDSETLLAHACETLATANVMASELAFDLTGPTCNLVLGIQQMISLAELSVNRVLDNLDPQQ